From Leptotrichia wadei, one genomic window encodes:
- a CDS encoding NUDIX domain-containing protein codes for MENINFLKNHVMSLIEYEPELTEKIESILEILLKAEAKNLTNRKSKVHLSASAAVFKNEKCYFIRHPYLKTILLPAGHVENEEMPLDTAIREFFEETGFSAVIDKKMKNFGLIDVNVIEIPENPLKNEGEHIHIDFRYKLLLDEKRERQEAELECFLLAEDEASEEFKRYYRYL; via the coding sequence ATGGAAAATATAAATTTTTTGAAAAATCATGTGATGAGCTTGATAGAATATGAGCCTGAATTAACTGAAAAAATTGAAAGTATTTTGGAAATATTGTTAAAGGCGGAAGCAAAAAATTTGACAAATAGGAAGTCAAAGGTGCATTTGTCAGCAAGTGCGGCAGTTTTTAAAAATGAAAAATGCTATTTTATAAGACATCCTTATTTAAAAACAATTTTGTTGCCAGCGGGGCATGTGGAAAATGAAGAGATGCCTTTGGATACGGCTATTCGTGAGTTTTTTGAAGAAACGGGATTTAGTGCTGTGATTGATAAGAAGATGAAGAACTTTGGGCTAATTGATGTTAATGTGATTGAGATTCCTGAAAATCCTTTGAAAAATGAGGGTGAACATATTCATATTGATTTTCGGTATAAGCTTTTGTTAGATGAAAAAAGAGAGAGACAGGAAGCTGAATTGGAATGCTTTTTACTGGCTGAAGATGAGGCTAGTGAGGAATTTAAAAGATATTATAGGTATTTATAA
- a CDS encoding ATP phosphoribosyltransferase regulatory subunit, giving the protein MKNYIKNLSKKDLILLDIRKMYDSYGYKRISLPSFEEYDLYNENKDFIDRNVLTVMSPNGKLLALRPDITLSVAKKISKDQSLKYSKIYYQENTYNLTKYVGYEEDEQLGIELIGKESTFLDFEIVDLAIKSLDIINEKSMITLSHARFISSIFDNLNLEYEVKEEIFDCINKKNSHDIRKILENNKFISENVKQLIYKIPELSGDLEDIEKELLKYEVNDDIKKILLELKQLNNLLFKFHKKSKIVFDFSIIKNLNYYNGIILQGYIEGFPNVILTGGRYDKLFEKFGVDTGAVGFAILTDSLKGYYKDEDKNDFEILIAYDNSDFEKLVEIVNDFQEKGLRVRTENIENFKENDSEIFNYDEKYLFKNGNLINENVKNERSFYDKYCSS; this is encoded by the coding sequence GTGAAAAATTATATAAAAAATTTGAGCAAGAAAGACTTAATATTGTTGGATATACGTAAAATGTATGATTCGTATGGGTATAAAAGGATTTCACTTCCTAGTTTTGAGGAATATGATTTGTATAATGAAAACAAGGATTTTATTGATAGAAATGTTTTGACTGTGATGAGTCCAAATGGGAAGTTATTAGCGTTAAGGCCCGATATTACATTGTCAGTCGCTAAGAAAATTTCTAAGGATCAGTCTTTGAAATATAGTAAAATTTATTATCAGGAAAATACATATAATCTGACAAAATATGTTGGATATGAGGAAGATGAACAGTTAGGGATTGAGCTGATTGGGAAAGAATCTACATTTTTGGATTTTGAAATTGTGGATCTTGCAATAAAGAGTTTGGATATTATAAATGAAAAAAGTATGATTACTTTGTCACATGCTCGATTTATTTCTTCGATTTTTGATAATCTTAATTTGGAATATGAAGTAAAGGAAGAAATTTTTGATTGTATAAATAAGAAAAATAGTCATGATATAAGAAAGATATTGGAAAATAATAAATTTATTTCTGAAAATGTGAAACAATTGATTTATAAAATTCCTGAATTATCTGGAGATTTAGAGGATATTGAAAAAGAACTTTTGAAATATGAAGTGAATGATGATATAAAGAAAATTTTGCTTGAACTTAAACAATTAAATAATTTACTGTTTAAATTTCATAAAAAATCAAAAATTGTATTTGATTTTTCTATCATAAAAAATTTAAATTACTATAATGGAATTATTTTGCAAGGATACATTGAAGGATTTCCAAATGTGATTTTGACTGGTGGAAGATATGATAAATTATTTGAAAAATTTGGAGTTGACACAGGAGCAGTTGGATTTGCGATTTTAACTGATAGTTTGAAGGGTTATTATAAAGATGAAGATAAAAATGATTTTGAAATATTGATTGCTTATGATAATAGTGATTTTGAAAAATTGGTAGAAATTGTAAATGATTTTCAAGAAAAAGGACTTAGAGTGAGAACCGAAAATATTGAAAATTTCAAAGAAAATGATAGCGAAATTTTTAATTATGATGAAAAATATTTATTTAAAAATGGAAATTTAATTAATGAAAATGTAAAGAATGAAAGGAGCTTTTATGATAAATATTGCTCTTCCTAA
- the hisG gene encoding ATP phosphoribosyltransferase has translation MINIALPKGRLGNKVYDLFEKIGYESSEIKEDNRKLIFENREKNVRFLLVKPSDVGVYVEKGSADIGVVGRDVLLEENPDIYELMDLGFGKCKFAIAGPVNFKENFDKPLVVATKYLNVSKRYFDSINRDVELIKLNGSIEIAPILGLSDVIMDIVETGTTLKENNLKVLKTIEDISARFIANKSSYRFKNEEIEKIVKSIKEIL, from the coding sequence ATGATAAATATTGCTCTTCCTAAAGGAAGATTAGGGAATAAAGTATATGATTTATTTGAAAAAATAGGTTATGAAAGTTCAGAAATAAAGGAAGATAATAGGAAACTGATTTTTGAAAATCGAGAAAAAAATGTTAGGTTTCTTTTGGTAAAACCGTCAGATGTTGGGGTTTATGTTGAAAAGGGGAGTGCAGATATTGGAGTTGTAGGAAGAGATGTTCTGCTTGAGGAAAATCCTGATATTTATGAGTTAATGGATTTGGGATTTGGTAAATGTAAATTTGCGATTGCTGGGCCTGTGAATTTTAAGGAAAATTTTGATAAACCATTGGTGGTAGCGACAAAATATTTAAATGTTTCAAAAAGATATTTTGATTCAATTAATAGAGATGTGGAACTTATAAAACTAAATGGTTCTATTGAAATAGCACCAATTTTAGGACTTTCTGATGTAATTATGGATATTGTTGAAACTGGAACAACTTTAAAGGAAAATAACTTGAAAGTATTGAAAACTATTGAAGATATAAGTGCTAGATTTATTGCTAATAAGTCAAGCTATAGATTTAAAAATGAAGAAATAGAAAAAATTGTTAAAAGTATAAAAGAAATTTTATAA
- the hisD gene encoding histidinol dehydrogenase, whose amino-acid sequence MIKTIKYSKDVDLEKELARSQFSYDDVNETVENILKDVRARGDKALIEYTEKFDGVKLENLEVTEEEIKKAFDTIDKELLEVIQYSHDNIKKFHEKQVRNDFLIRQENGVVLGQVVNPIEKVGLYVPGGTAAYPSTVLMNAVPAKIAGCKEIVMVTPPTKDGTILPSLLVAAKISGVDRIFKVGGAQSIAALSYGTETVPKVYKIGGPGNIYVAMAKKMVYGEVSIDMIAGPSEVLIIADESADPVHTAADLLSQAEHDKLAASILVTTSQKLADEVAVEVEKQLKELPREEIARTSIETQGRIIIVENMDEAVLVSNFIAPEHLELAVDNPFELLPRIKNAGSIFMGHNTPEPIGDYLAGPNHTLPTSGTAKFSSPLSVDDFIKKSSFIYYSKQGLEEVKDKVIKFAENEGLTAHARSVSKRFEK is encoded by the coding sequence ATGATTAAAACTATAAAATATTCAAAAGATGTTGATTTGGAAAAGGAACTTGCTAGAAGCCAGTTTTCTTATGATGATGTGAATGAAACTGTGGAAAACATCTTGAAAGATGTTAGAGCAAGAGGAGATAAGGCTTTGATTGAATATACTGAAAAATTTGATGGAGTGAAACTAGAAAATTTGGAAGTTACAGAAGAAGAAATTAAAAAGGCTTTTGATACGATTGATAAGGAATTGCTGGAAGTTATTCAATATTCTCACGATAATATTAAAAAATTTCACGAAAAGCAAGTTAGAAATGATTTTTTAATACGACAGGAAAATGGAGTAGTTTTGGGGCAAGTGGTTAATCCTATTGAAAAAGTTGGACTTTATGTTCCAGGGGGAACAGCTGCATATCCATCAACTGTTTTGATGAATGCAGTTCCAGCAAAAATTGCTGGATGTAAGGAAATTGTAATGGTGACACCTCCAACAAAAGATGGAACAATTTTGCCGTCTCTTTTAGTTGCTGCTAAAATTTCTGGAGTTGATAGAATCTTTAAAGTAGGTGGAGCTCAATCAATAGCTGCTCTTAGTTATGGTACAGAAACTGTTCCAAAAGTTTATAAAATTGGTGGACCAGGAAATATTTACGTTGCAATGGCTAAGAAAATGGTTTACGGAGAAGTTTCAATTGATATGATAGCTGGGCCAAGCGAAGTATTAATTATTGCTGATGAAAGTGCAGATCCAGTTCATACAGCGGCAGATTTATTATCACAAGCAGAACACGATAAATTAGCAGCTAGTATATTGGTTACAACATCACAAAAATTAGCAGATGAGGTAGCAGTAGAAGTAGAAAAACAACTAAAGGAATTACCTAGAGAAGAAATTGCCAGAACTTCAATTGAAACTCAAGGTAGAATTATAATTGTAGAAAATATGGATGAAGCAGTTTTGGTAAGTAATTTTATAGCACCAGAACATTTGGAATTAGCAGTAGATAACCCTTTTGAATTATTGCCAAGAATAAAAAACGCAGGTTCAATCTTTATGGGACATAATACACCTGAACCAATTGGAGATTATTTGGCAGGTCCAAATCACACATTACCAACAAGTGGAACAGCTAAATTTTCATCACCTTTATCAGTAGATGACTTCATTAAAAAATCTTCGTTTATTTATTATTCTAAACAAGGATTAGAAGAAGTCAAAGACAAAGTAATTAAATTTGCTGAAAATGAAGGACTTACAGCACATGCTCGTTCGGTTTCTAAAAGATTTGAGAAATAA
- the hisC gene encoding histidinol-phosphate transaminase — MSKFWNDKIKEIEPYVPGEQPKDKKYIKLNTNENPYPPSEKVIEKIKSMNLEDLKLYPDPDVSELRKVIAEYFSKKIDERITKEQIFVGNGSDEVLALIFMTFFNKGDKVYYPDITYSFYPVYADLFDLKEIKVPLNENFEIEIEKYFGLDGHIIITNPNAPTSIALKLEEIEKIAEKNPNQLIVVDEAYVDFGAESAVKLVNKYDNVFVVQTFSKSRSFAGMRLGYAIGSENTIEGLNRLKFSFNSYTIDKISIEAGIESFKDDDYFIKINAKIIETRKKTVKKLKELEFKVLNSSANFIFISHNKIFAGDLYKQLKDNGILVRYFAKDRIDNYLRVTIGTDEEMGIFIEKLEDLL; from the coding sequence ATGAGCAAATTTTGGAATGATAAAATAAAGGAAATAGAGCCTTATGTTCCTGGAGAGCAGCCGAAAGACAAAAAATATATTAAACTTAATACAAATGAAAATCCTTATCCACCGTCAGAAAAAGTTATAGAAAAAATAAAGTCTATGAATTTGGAAGATTTGAAACTATATCCAGATCCAGATGTTTCAGAACTTAGAAAAGTGATTGCTGAATATTTTTCGAAAAAAATTGATGAAAGAATTACAAAAGAGCAAATTTTTGTGGGAAATGGTTCAGATGAAGTACTAGCACTTATTTTTATGACTTTTTTTAATAAAGGAGACAAAGTTTATTATCCTGATATAACTTACAGCTTTTACCCTGTTTATGCAGATTTATTTGATTTAAAAGAAATAAAGGTTCCTTTAAATGAAAATTTTGAAATTGAAATTGAAAAATATTTTGGACTTGATGGACATATAATTATTACAAATCCAAATGCACCGACTTCGATTGCATTAAAATTGGAAGAAATTGAAAAAATTGCAGAAAAAAATCCTAATCAACTTATTGTTGTAGATGAGGCTTATGTTGATTTTGGTGCGGAAAGTGCTGTGAAATTGGTGAATAAATATGATAATGTTTTTGTTGTGCAGACATTTTCAAAATCTCGTTCATTTGCAGGAATGCGTCTGGGATATGCGATTGGTTCGGAAAATACAATAGAAGGGCTTAACAGGCTAAAATTTTCGTTTAATTCATATACGATTGACAAAATTTCAATTGAAGCTGGAATTGAGTCATTTAAAGATGATGATTATTTCATAAAAATTAACGCTAAAATTATTGAAACACGGAAAAAAACTGTAAAAAAATTGAAAGAATTGGAATTTAAAGTGCTAAATTCAAGTGCTAATTTTATTTTTATTTCTCATAATAAAATTTTTGCAGGAGATTTGTATAAACAGCTAAAAGATAATGGAATTTTGGTTAGATATTTTGCAAAAGACAGGATTGATAATTATTTGAGGGTTACAATTGGTACGGATGAGGAAATGGGAATTTTTATTGAGAAATTGGAAGATTTGCTGTAA
- the hisB gene encoding imidazoleglycerol-phosphate dehydratase HisB produces MRKSKIERNTFETKIKIELNIDGTGKYENSTGVGFLDHMLDLFAKHGRFDLKVYCDGDTQVDDHHSTEDIGIALGKCFYEALGDLKGVKRYGNFLLPMDEALTLVAVDLSGRYFLNFDVNIPTEKVGTFDTELVEEFFIGFTRHLNATLHIKNMAGKNSHHIIESIFKGVARALAEAVSIDEKYRDEIPSTKGVLV; encoded by the coding sequence ATGAGAAAATCTAAAATTGAAAGAAATACATTTGAAACAAAAATAAAAATTGAATTGAATATTGATGGGACTGGGAAATATGAAAATAGTACAGGAGTTGGTTTTTTGGATCACATGCTTGACTTGTTTGCAAAACATGGAAGATTTGACTTGAAGGTTTATTGTGATGGAGATACACAAGTTGATGATCATCACAGTACAGAAGATATTGGGATTGCGCTTGGAAAATGTTTTTATGAGGCTTTGGGAGATTTAAAAGGTGTTAAGAGATATGGGAACTTTCTTTTGCCAATGGATGAGGCGTTAACATTGGTTGCAGTTGATTTGAGTGGGAGATATTTTTTGAATTTTGATGTAAATATTCCGACTGAAAAAGTAGGAACTTTTGATACTGAATTGGTGGAAGAGTTTTTTATTGGATTTACACGGCATTTGAATGCAACGTTGCATATAAAGAATATGGCAGGGAAAAATTCACATCATATAATTGAGTCAATTTTTAAAGGAGTTGCTAGGGCCTTGGCAGAAGCAGTGAGTATTGATGAGAAATATAGGGATGAGATTCCTTCGACTAAGGGAGTTTTGGTTTAA
- a CDS encoding DNA alkylation repair protein — translation MKIQKELFSRQDKEYMKFLSKLTPNVSEDTIIGVRIPEIRKLAKKLVKNNEYEDFLKELPHKYYDENLLHGAIISENKDFENCIELLDNFLPFIDNWAVCDTISPKIFKKHKKELIEKIKEWSQSDKTYTCRFGVEMLMTHFLDEDFKKEYLEMVANIHSEEYYVKMVVAWFFATALAKQWDYAVIYLENNRLDVWVHNKTIQKARESLRILEDKKGYLKGLKRKKEGELI, via the coding sequence ATGAAAATACAAAAAGAATTATTTTCACGTCAAGATAAAGAATACATGAAATTTTTAAGTAAATTGACGCCAAATGTATCGGAGGATACAATTATCGGAGTGAGAATTCCTGAAATAAGAAAATTGGCTAAAAAATTGGTAAAGAATAATGAATATGAAGATTTTTTGAAGGAGTTGCCACATAAATATTACGATGAGAATTTGTTGCATGGAGCAATTATTTCAGAGAACAAAGATTTTGAGAACTGCATTGAATTGCTTGATAATTTTTTGCCATTTATTGATAATTGGGCGGTTTGTGATACGATTTCTCCAAAAATTTTTAAAAAGCATAAAAAAGAACTGATTGAAAAAATAAAGGAATGGTCTCAATCGGATAAAACTTATACTTGCAGGTTTGGTGTAGAAATGTTGATGACGCATTTTTTGGATGAAGACTTTAAAAAGGAATATTTGGAAATGGTAGCGAATATTCATTCTGAGGAGTATTATGTGAAAATGGTAGTTGCTTGGTTTTTTGCAACTGCACTTGCGAAACAGTGGGATTATGCGGTGATTTATTTAGAAAATAATAGATTGGATGTTTGGGTGCATAATAAGACGATACAGAAGGCCCGAGAAAGTTTGAGGATTTTGGAAGACAAGAAGGGGTATTTGAAGGGATTGAAAAGAAAGAAAGAAGGAGAATTAATTTAA
- a CDS encoding phospholipase D-like domain-containing protein, which yields MEKELESESLTLFENENIEKTEAIKVKNTLFTILNGERVDLEIEEIFDSNRFYEIKAVTFSADESFLNKYLTPFKSVDLVIGIQDVDVQVRGLKALKNETKNLIESQKAIIKKKQIRFFENLSRENQESIVEEKWKLRVPISSTIHSKFYLLKNDSETRLIFGSANLSFQAFSNKRNQFENIVIFDNSPLFNQFEEYFNEITLTCTDFITKAIRKKAKSKIKVLDENNDEKKEEKFSVRFTQDENSKLQIDISKDIVKEFNEVIVKEEDSVALPIIEEIKTIDEKQKIIENEKKEELEVEKFAYELSINTISRQAKKKESMVVTPETFAKKIKPKLEIKIAPKLNQATSERELLFSKDTDRGFGRSGLYIEENGNTKPFGQKAGKEEIKTSIESIVKLIENYRKYVIDYNDNYGSRIVEIILYAFTSPFLQDIRFKLESDSEKLDVPQFLFIGGTAGSGKSNLLQILQKMLGLSKSKPILYNNIIPTGRTKKADTITQIQLWMNENNVAPILIDEIDEEFFSNKDRGNNLIVNVSNLSTSNFDFTPCFIGTTNALEYSLPQRSQRRSYYVKNDKVFDTKLKKKSVKAYTEVFEIINDTLFQDFVIRFAEKLTDDNLSWKNYSLHSSTGLIDFLYWSREIFKEYFEIAQIEIPAWFPETRYDDTVENNQSLWRKLYEYNHQDFKIQKEKGVYLFKLKSLDSEEGQSNRFGTKILPSTKYLNALSQKCKNDNNSSDIIEIKIKEFHDWIGVPLPKELEHKKTILDFFKKKKSEN from the coding sequence ATGGAAAAAGAGTTAGAATCTGAATCTTTAACTTTATTTGAAAATGAAAATATTGAAAAAACTGAAGCTATAAAAGTTAAAAATACACTCTTTACTATTTTAAATGGTGAAAGAGTTGATTTAGAAATTGAAGAGATTTTCGATAGTAATAGGTTTTATGAGATAAAGGCTGTCACTTTTTCAGCTGACGAAAGTTTTTTGAATAAATACCTAACTCCGTTTAAAAGTGTTGATTTGGTTATCGGGATACAAGATGTAGATGTCCAAGTTAGAGGATTGAAGGCTTTGAAAAATGAAACCAAGAATTTGATTGAGAGTCAAAAGGCGATTATTAAAAAGAAACAAATCCGTTTTTTTGAGAATCTTTCAAGGGAGAATCAAGAAAGTATTGTGGAAGAAAAGTGGAAATTGAGAGTGCCAATAAGTTCGACAATTCATAGTAAATTTTATCTTTTGAAAAATGATTCGGAGACGAGATTGATTTTTGGATCGGCTAATCTTTCATTTCAGGCTTTTTCAAACAAAAGGAACCAATTTGAAAACATTGTCATTTTTGATAATTCCCCATTATTTAACCAGTTTGAAGAATATTTTAACGAAATTACTTTAACTTGTACTGATTTTATTACGAAAGCTATAAGAAAAAAGGCGAAAAGTAAAATTAAAGTTTTAGATGAGAATAATGATGAAAAAAAGGAAGAGAAATTTTCTGTGAGATTTACACAAGATGAAAATTCCAAATTGCAAATAGATATTTCGAAAGATATTGTTAAAGAATTTAATGAGGTAATTGTTAAGGAAGAAGATAGTGTTGCTTTGCCGATAATTGAGGAAATTAAAACGATTGATGAGAAACAGAAAATAATTGAGAATGAGAAAAAAGAGGAACTTGAAGTTGAAAAATTTGCTTATGAATTGTCGATTAATACTATTTCACGACAGGCTAAAAAGAAAGAAAGTATGGTTGTGACGCCTGAAACATTTGCGAAAAAGATAAAACCTAAATTGGAAATTAAAATTGCTCCAAAATTAAATCAAGCGACTTCTGAAAGAGAATTGTTATTTTCAAAAGATACTGATCGTGGATTTGGACGTTCGGGATTATATATTGAAGAAAATGGAAACACGAAACCGTTTGGGCAAAAAGCTGGAAAAGAAGAAATAAAAACTTCTATTGAAAGTATTGTGAAATTGATTGAGAACTATAGAAAGTATGTAATTGACTATAACGATAATTATGGTTCAAGAATTGTTGAGATAATTTTGTATGCATTCACTTCGCCTTTTCTTCAGGATATTAGGTTTAAACTGGAATCTGATTCGGAAAAATTAGATGTTCCACAATTTCTATTTATCGGAGGAACTGCTGGTTCAGGAAAAAGTAATTTATTGCAGATTTTACAAAAAATGCTGGGCCTTTCTAAATCAAAGCCTATTTTGTACAATAACATTATTCCGACTGGAAGAACAAAAAAAGCAGATACGATAACACAAATTCAACTATGGATGAATGAAAATAATGTAGCTCCAATTTTAATTGATGAAATTGACGAAGAATTTTTTTCAAACAAAGATAGAGGAAACAACTTGATTGTAAATGTTTCAAATCTTTCTACTTCAAATTTTGATTTTACGCCTTGTTTCATTGGAACAACAAATGCTTTGGAATATTCGTTGCCACAACGGTCACAAAGAAGATCATACTATGTGAAAAATGATAAAGTTTTTGATACGAAACTTAAGAAAAAATCTGTAAAAGCATATACAGAAGTGTTTGAAATTATTAATGATACTCTTTTCCAAGATTTTGTTATTCGATTTGCAGAAAAGTTGACAGATGATAATTTAAGCTGGAAAAATTATTCTCTACACTCTTCTACAGGATTGATAGATTTCCTTTATTGGTCTCGTGAAATTTTTAAGGAATATTTTGAAATTGCTCAAATCGAAATTCCTGCTTGGTTTCCTGAAACTAGATATGATGACACTGTAGAAAATAATCAGTCTTTATGGAGAAAATTATACGAATATAATCATCAAGATTTTAAAATACAAAAAGAAAAAGGTGTATATTTATTTAAATTAAAAAGTTTAGATAGTGAAGAAGGACAAAGCAATAGATTTGGTACAAAAATTCTTCCGTCAACAAAATATTTAAATGCATTATCACAAAAATGTAAAAATGACAATAATTCTTCAGATATTATCGAAATTAAAATAAAGGAGTTTCATGATTGGATAGGAGTGCCGTTGCCCAAGGAATTGGAGCATAAGAAGACGATTCTAGATTTTTTTAAGAAAAAGAAAAGTGAGAATTGA
- a CDS encoding AAA family ATPase encodes MKKKKKGLAIGNSDFKEIIQENGYYVDKTKFIEDLLEDLSKVKLFTRPRRFGKTLNLSMLNYFFDVRNAEENRKLFDNLYISKSEYMENQGQNPVILISLRNAEAENWEDSFFNIKNLISNLYDNFEYISSNLKKRDLVEFENIWLKKNNADWENSLKNLSRYLYEYYEKKVIILIDEYDTPMTSAWNEGYYEKSRRFFKSFYSNTLKDNEYLQFAVVTGILRVAKEGIFSGLNNLKTYTVLNNKYAESFGLIETEVKNALEYYGLEQNIEKVRKWYNGYKFGNIQIYNPWSIINYLDEKEINVYWINTSDNRLIHSAIENADKDLFDELKDLFNNGTTEQMVMASSNMDRLKDPQEVWQLLLFGGYLTVEEKIAMNEYALKLPNYEVKTFFKDMFVQNLGGFSRFREMIKAFKNFDFDRFEELLNEIFLVSMSYHDTSKTEKPYHTFILGMMLYLDNEYTVLSNNETGYGRNDLALNPINKRDVGYIFEFKVSKTEEEIEKRAEEALSQIENKKYPVLLKECGVKEIVHIGMAFFGKRVKVKYKVVKN; translated from the coding sequence ATGAAAAAAAAGAAAAAAGGACTAGCAATTGGAAATTCTGATTTTAAGGAAATTATACAAGAAAACGGATATTATGTCGATAAAACAAAGTTCATAGAAGATTTGCTGGAAGATTTATCAAAAGTTAAACTTTTTACAAGGCCCAGAAGATTTGGAAAAACTTTAAATTTGTCTATGTTAAATTATTTTTTTGATGTTAGAAATGCAGAGGAAAATAGAAAATTATTTGATAATTTGTATATTTCAAAAAGTGAGTATATGGAAAATCAAGGACAAAATCCTGTAATTCTTATAAGCCTAAGAAATGCCGAGGCAGAAAATTGGGAGGATAGTTTTTTTAATATTAAGAATCTCATTTCTAATTTGTACGATAATTTTGAATATATTTCTAGCAATTTAAAAAAAAGAGATTTAGTTGAATTTGAAAATATATGGCTCAAAAAAAATAATGCAGATTGGGAAAATTCATTAAAGAATTTATCAAGATATCTGTATGAATATTACGAAAAAAAAGTTATAATTTTAATAGATGAATATGACACTCCAATGACAAGTGCCTGGAACGAAGGATATTATGAAAAGTCTCGAAGATTTTTTAAAAGTTTTTATTCAAATACATTGAAAGATAATGAATATTTACAATTTGCAGTTGTGACTGGGATACTTAGGGTAGCAAAGGAAGGGATTTTTTCTGGATTGAATAATTTGAAAACTTATACGGTTTTGAATAATAAATATGCAGAAAGTTTTGGATTGATTGAAACAGAAGTGAAAAATGCCTTGGAATATTATGGATTAGAGCAAAATATTGAAAAAGTGAGAAAATGGTATAACGGCTATAAGTTTGGGAATATTCAAATTTATAATCCGTGGAGTATAATTAACTATCTCGATGAAAAAGAAATAAACGTTTATTGGATAAATACATCAGATAACAGGCTTATTCATTCAGCAATAGAAAATGCTGATAAAGATTTATTTGACGAATTAAAAGATTTATTCAATAATGGAACAACAGAGCAAATGGTAATGGCTTCATCGAATATGGATAGATTGAAAGATCCACAAGAAGTTTGGCAGTTATTACTTTTTGGAGGGTATTTGACTGTTGAAGAAAAAATTGCTATGAATGAATATGCTTTAAAATTGCCAAATTATGAAGTTAAAACATTTTTTAAAGATATGTTTGTTCAAAATTTAGGAGGTTTTAGCAGATTTAGAGAAATGATAAAAGCATTTAAAAACTTCGATTTTGACAGATTTGAAGAACTTTTAAATGAAATATTTTTAGTGTCAATGAGTTATCACGATACTTCTAAAACAGAAAAACCATATCATACTTTTATTTTAGGAATGATGTTGTATCTTGATAATGAGTACACAGTTTTATCGAATAATGAAACTGGCTATGGAAGAAATGATTTAGCTTTAAATCCAATAAATAAAAGAGATGTTGGATATATATTTGAATTTAAAGTTTCTAAAACTGAAGAAGAGATTGAAAAAAGAGCAGAGGAAGCATTGAGTCAAATTGAAAATAAAAAATATCCTGTTTTATTAAAGGAATGTGGAGTAAAAGAAATTGTACATATTGGAATGGCATTTTTTGGAAAAAGAGTTAAAGTGAAATATAAAGTTGTGAAAAACTAA
- the hisH gene encoding imidazole glycerol phosphate synthase subunit HisH — MIAVIDYGVGNLFSLLSSLNYVGLDTKLTNDVEEIKSAKGIILPGVGAFRDAVSNLEKYGLKDILIDEAKNGKPFLGICLGMQMLFEKSYEYGEFEGLGLINGSVEEIKKYILKNSDLKIPHMGWNNLKINDEFRNDKILKNVNVENEEYVYYVHSYFAKTDMKNIVAYSEYGTKIPGIVKNKNVYGMQFHPEKSGDTGLKLLKNWGELAK, encoded by the coding sequence ATGATCGCAGTTATTGATTATGGAGTGGGTAATCTTTTCTCTTTGCTATCTTCATTAAATTATGTTGGACTTGATACAAAACTGACTAATGATGTTGAAGAGATTAAAAGTGCGAAAGGGATAATTTTGCCAGGAGTGGGGGCTTTTAGAGATGCTGTTTCTAATCTTGAAAAATATGGGTTAAAAGATATTTTGATAGATGAAGCAAAAAATGGAAAGCCTTTTTTAGGAATTTGCCTTGGAATGCAAATGCTTTTTGAGAAAAGTTATGAATACGGTGAATTTGAAGGACTTGGACTTATAAATGGAAGTGTTGAGGAAATAAAAAAATATATTCTAAAAAATTCTGATTTGAAAATACCTCATATGGGATGGAACAACTTGAAAATAAATGATGAATTTAGAAATGATAAAATTTTGAAAAATGTGAATGTTGAAAATGAAGAATATGTGTATTATGTACATTCATATTTTGCAAAAACGGATATGAAAAATATTGTTGCATATTCAGAATATGGAACAAAAATTCCTGGAATTGTAAAAAATAAAAATGTTTATGGAATGCAGTTTCATCCTGAAAAATCTGGAGATACTGGATTGAAATTATTGAAAAATTGGGGTGAATTAGCAAAGTAA